Genomic segment of Andreesenia angusta:
TTACTGCATTTATAACGGCATTATAGTCTTTTTTTAGATTATATATAAATCTATCTATTAACTTGCAGCTATACTCTTTTTCTAATATCTCTATAAAGTCATCCCTTTTGAGTCTAACAAGACAAGATTTGAAGTATTCATAAAACCTCTTATACTCGGATAAAACCTTGTGTTTTTCAAATATATCCTTTATGTGGTCTAAAGCAATAGGTCTGTGAGACCAAGAAAATATGTAGTTGATAATGTCTCTTCTATCAATGTATATGGCTCTGATCTTAGCATAATCTTTTTCTGAAAGTTTTTTGCTGATAAAGTCACGTAGTGCTGAGCTTTTTGCATAGATGCCTCGTTTCTTCAATTCTTCTAATATTTCTACGACATATTTCTTTTCTAAGTATATCTTCATTATCAACTCTTTGTTCGGCTCCAAATAGGAATCTCTTTTTCGGGAGGGATACTGAGCTCCTAGCATGATATCTTTCATAGATAAATATCGACTTACTGTCTTGGGATCTATCTTCATTGCTTCAGAGACATCTTTTTGGGAATATCCTTGACTCTTAAGTTTTTTGACTTGCTTAATCAAGTCGATTTTTTTAGCAGTAGCTACGCTTAATGCTGCATAATTACTACTATTGCTTAACTCATTAGGCTCTGCGAACTTGCTCCGAACTTCTTCAAATCCGACTGGAATCTTATGTGGAATAGTTTTCTTTATTTCAGCAGCTATTTTATCAGATAGGTTCATTATCAAATGAAATCTGTCCGCAATATGGATATAGTCACCTTCTATCGATTGATATGAAATTCCCCTATCTCTTGAAATTACTCTTAAGTTTTCATATTTTTCTAGTGCTCTATTCACTTCAACAGTATCTCTGGTATTTATTATATCCACTACCTTATGAGTCTCCATATCTACAAAAATCGTTCCATAAATTCTATTTTTTTTAGAGCAAAATCGTATATACCTATTGCTTCAA
This window contains:
- a CDS encoding transposase, yielding MDIINTRDTVEVNRALEKYENLRVISRDRGISYQSIEGDYIHIADRFHLIMNLSDKIAAEIKKTIPHKIPVGFEEVRSKFAEPNELSNSSNYAALSVATAKKIDLIKQVKKLKSQGYSQKDVSEAMKIDPKTVSRYLSMKDIMLGAQYPSRKRDSYLEPNKELIMKIYLEKKYVVEILEELKKRGIYAKSSALRDFISKKLSEKDYAKIRAIYIDRRDIINYIFSWSHRPIALDHIKDIFEKHKVLSEYKRFYEYFKSCLVRLKRDDFIEILEKEYSCKLIDRFIYNLKKDYNAVINAVTYKLNNGLLEGHVNKLKKIKRDMYGRASVDLLRKKVIYQSIFKL